The nucleotide window TCACGTTGGATTAGAATGCCGCCtctctttttttccctttcacttttatttctttcttgtttttttgaATCACTAAGGGATCACCTTCTAGTAGCAGCAACAAGATGCCATTCTCTGCTTTAATGCACTTATACTTGAATGCTCTTAATTATGGTTCTGTAGATTACACATGGTTTTCCCTTCTCCAAAGCACTTAATGGTAGCTGGAGGATGCATAATCGTGATGGAAATGGTGTACAAATTGGACTTTTTTCTTCCAGGATTCCTAATTTGCTGCTTCACAACATTTATTACTTCTGATGTTAGTATGGTCGTGATTGGTACTCCAAATCTCCGATCAACATTTTCCTCATCTCTATTTATTATATGTTTTCATGCAGTTTTACCAAGTATTTTTTGGTCTAAAAGGCCGCTTCTCAATTTCATGTATTTATTTGAGTAATGTTTGCTAATTTGTACATTAATTTCTTACATTTCCTCTTTGCCGCAAATTTTGGGTTCTCATTGAAACTTTCACTCTTGTTGCCTTTGGTAATAAGAGTGAAATGGAGTGGAGTATGGGGGTTTTCTGCATATTTCTTATCTATGTTCTTCCCAATAGTAAATGTTGCCTAACTTGCTTATAGATTTAAATATTTAATACGTCTGTAGAGATATACGAAGCAACTTCTTTGGAACGTGGTAGAACAGATTTGTGGTCGGTGTGGGGCTTCTTTACTCAAATTGTGAGAACAAATGCATTAAAACCAAAGCAGGCCCAACTGCCACCAGAGGCTATCAGAACATTAAAACTAGTCTCTGCAGAATCATAGAGAATCAAAGGGACAGAGGAACTTGACACAAGAAAATGGTAGGCAATATATGAAGGGTTTTACCAGCAGGGTGACAGAAGCACAAAATGAGAAACCAAACAGGCTTTGAATTGATTAAGCTTATCCAGGTCTCAGAGCTAGTACTTTGAATTGATGACTGGTATATGAATTAATGGCTTTATAGGTCAGCCATTAAATTTCTTCATTTATTAACATTATTTTCATGTTTCATTTCCCCCTTGTTTCTATTTCTTTGCATATATTGCTCTGTTGGGTTTGCTAGGCTTTTCTGCTTTCGATTTCTTGTTGAACCTTGGTGCATGTTTTCTTGTGCTCAGTAGCAAAGCTTATTCCaaccccaaaaaagaaaagctaGCAAAGCCAACTCTCTGATGGGTTCTTGCAGCAGAAGAAGAGAGGATGAAGACTCTGAATTTCCAGGCTTCTACAAGTGTGTTGATTATTCTGTTCTTCTAAAGGGGAAGCTTGTAAGTTCCTTCACACCTCTTCTTCATAATTATCTTATCTTAGATAGAGTTTCTTCACTCTTGGAAAGCTGAAACCTTTACATGTTTCTTAAAGCAAAAAAGATAGAAACAATTACATGAACTTTTCACTTTCTTGTGTTCTATATGTGTTTGTAATTGTTCTCTGCTTGTTAATCTTTCATGACCATTTGTGGGGTTCTGGTTTTGGCAACTATATTAGTTTTTCAAATACAATATCAAATATTATAAGTGGGTTTTGTTTCTGGTGCAAAATTTTTGGCTCATCTATGGTGACTGTTGCTTTATTTGATCTTCTATTATTTCCTTAGTCTCTTAATCAGTCTATATCTTGTATTTGGACTTTACTGACTAATTGATGTCTTATTGGGTTATGAAATGCATGTTATTCCTATAATGAGTCCTTAAAAACCAACCTCTACTGAAAGCAACATAAAATCCAAAGAATCAGTCAACTGGTGTTGATTTCTTTATGCCAAGTATATATCCCACTTTAAATATGGAATTCATTATCATTATTGGAGTACACGTTTCTGCATGTTTGAGATAATCACATAattatgatcaaagaaaaaaagaaatgaataaGGAGAGACATATTCACACAAGTTGTTTGTGTTGATTTTGCTTGTGCTTTTCTCTATGATCAAGATCTTTTTGCTCTATATTCTGGCCTTAATAATTTATATAGTGATTGATTCAAATTCTGGCCTTAATAATTTATATAATGATTTACTGAAATGCTCTACTACTTTTGTTACAGAAAATCCCCCGAGATTTTTGCGAGAACTTTGAAGGAAAGATGCCTCAACAGTGCCGTCTTCAGACTCTTTCTGGAACTTGGCATGTTGATGTGAAAAATATTAGCGGAGAGTTCTTCTTGAAAAAGGGCTGGAAGGAATTTGTTGTGGCAAATCGTTTGAAACTAGGTGAATGTGTAGTCTTTGATTACATTGGACATGCAAAGTTCTATGTTGAGATCTATGGACACAATCACTGCAGCAAGAGTTCAAAGGCAATGAGAAGTGAGAGGCTTCTTGATGATGACTCTGATGATCATAATGTTGTTTTTGTTTACTCGGATTCTGATTCTGAACCTCGAAACAGTGAAATCAGCTTGGAGTCTGAAACTGAGTGTCCTAGTAAGTTTCTTTATCAACTAACAGACATTAATCGAAACTTTTCAGAAATCTGCACTCACTTTCTTAATGTATGCAGGGAAATCAGGTTATGGAAAAATATTGTCAAGGAGAGGAAGAGCTGGTAACTCAGCCACCATAAGATGTTTTGGTAATCCTTGCTTCAGTGTTAAGATGTGCCAAACTCATGTGACCAAGGGACCACTGGTATGGAAACATGAACCCAACCTGTTGATGCTTATATCAAATTTGTTTTTCTGATCAAGTATAGCAGTGCTTGTGATTACCACTCCCCAGTATCTTTATATTGATTTAACTTTGaaaccaaaagaagaaatattggCATTACTCTTTAAAGTTTCATACTTGAGAGCTGAATTATTGTTCAGGAATAAATTTTTTGGTATCAGATTAGATTAATGTACCTTTTTTATCCAACTTTTTCAGCTCACACCAAGGAGCTTCATGAGGAACATACATAAGCCAAAGAAAGTCAAGCTTCAAGTTGGAGACATGGCCTGGGATGTGAACTGGATCCATCCTTACCAGCAATCTAGCAGGTTCAGTGGAGGTTGGCTACACTTTGCTAGCCAGAACAGGTTGCAAGAGGGAGATTTCTGTGACTTTGAGCTGATTTCAAAGACAATTGAGGTTGCAGTGATGAAGGTTTCTATTAGGAAAATGTAGTATTTGAGACTTTGAGTTATTTTCCAGTCTGGAGACAATTAACTAGTAATTTTCTATGCGGTTTAGACTAATTGGGATGTTTGTGTACCAAGGGCCCCTTATTTTGGTACATTCACAGAAGAACACAACACTTTGATTGTGTGTGCATTATTAATTCTGTAGGATATGGAACAGTACCGTGCTTTTAGATGTGTTTGGATTATACCTTTGCCTTTTAACTTCAAGGAGAATTTTGAACTCCCCTCATTCTTTTGGTAATAGATATCTGATGAAAGAACAGAGCCAAATAGAGTCCTATATTTCATCACGTCTCATCAAGAAATTCTAGCAGAACAAATGAAGATAATCCATGCTTAAAACAGAAGCAACAAGAGTAGGAAGAAAGACCAGAGCAAAAGGCAGCATCAACAGAAGCCAAAGGCAACCAGAAAATTAAAGCAAGTCTGCacagaataaaataaaaaaacaaagggACAATGCAACTTTAcacaagaagaaggaagaaattaTAAGAAGGATGGTAGCATGAAGAAATTATAAGAAGGATGGTAGCATAGAGTGACAGAAGCACTAACAGAGAGACCAAGCAAGtttgaattaaaaatatgataaaGCTTATGCAAGCCAAGCAGAACCAAAGTTTTTTTCTTTACTATGTCCTTGTGCTATTCAATTCATTTCAGCCTTTTCTGCTGTCCTCATT belongs to Rosa chinensis cultivar Old Blush chromosome 4, RchiOBHm-V2, whole genome shotgun sequence and includes:
- the LOC112195865 gene encoding B3 domain-containing protein Os03g0622200 is translated as MGSCSRRREDEDSEFPGFYKCVDYSVLLKGKLKIPRDFCENFEGKMPQQCRLQTLSGTWHVDVKNISGEFFLKKGWKEFVVANRLKLGECVVFDYIGHAKFYVEIYGHNHCSKSSKAMRSERLLDDDSDDHNVVFVYSDSDSEPRNSEISLESETECPRKSGYGKILSRRGRAGNSATIRCFGNPCFSVKMCQTHVTKGPLLTPRSFMRNIHKPKKVKLQVGDMAWDVNWIHPYQQSSRFSGGWLHFASQNRLQEGDFCDFELISKTIEVAVMKVSIRKM